Proteins found in one Bremerella volcania genomic segment:
- the aroB gene encoding 3-dehydroquinate synthase — MTPTDSTRFASQTVHVPLSERSYDISIGTGNLAEVGRWITSLRSVTHAVLISDDHVARHYLEPVSESLKSEGIRVTKLVVPAGEPSKSVATSQELWEKALADRVDRKSSVVALGGGVIGDLAGFIAATMTRGLDFFQIPTTLLAQVDSSVGGKVGINLPAAKNIVGCFWQPRGVLIDTAVLETLPKREYLSGLAEVVKYGVILDPEFFEYLEANVQPILDRDATVLQKIVARSCELKAQVVAEDERETTGLRAILNYGHTYCHALETVSGYGEYLHGEAVAVGMLCASRLGEKLGVFAPEATERQHKLLTALGLPVDVPKLDEAAILSAMQRDKKVEHGKLRFIVPHCIGKVVLTPDVPQDVAMQAWTDGYAS, encoded by the coding sequence ATGACCCCCACAGATTCTACCCGCTTCGCGTCGCAGACCGTTCATGTTCCTCTGTCCGAGCGTTCTTACGACATCTCCATCGGAACAGGCAACTTGGCAGAGGTGGGTCGCTGGATTACTTCATTGCGGAGCGTAACTCATGCGGTTCTGATCAGTGACGACCATGTTGCCAGGCACTATCTCGAACCGGTGAGCGAGAGCCTGAAATCGGAAGGTATCCGTGTCACCAAGCTAGTTGTCCCCGCTGGCGAGCCCAGCAAGTCAGTGGCAACTTCCCAAGAGTTGTGGGAAAAGGCGCTGGCAGATCGCGTTGATAGAAAGTCCAGTGTGGTGGCCCTGGGAGGCGGTGTGATCGGTGACCTGGCAGGCTTCATTGCGGCCACGATGACGCGGGGCCTCGACTTCTTTCAGATTCCAACCACGCTACTCGCTCAGGTTGACAGCAGCGTTGGCGGTAAAGTCGGCATCAACTTGCCAGCAGCGAAGAATATCGTGGGATGTTTCTGGCAGCCCCGAGGCGTTCTGATCGATACTGCGGTGTTAGAAACGCTTCCGAAACGCGAATATTTATCTGGCCTAGCCGAAGTCGTAAAGTACGGTGTGATACTCGATCCAGAGTTTTTCGAGTATCTCGAAGCCAATGTTCAGCCGATCCTTGATCGAGATGCGACCGTACTGCAGAAGATCGTCGCGCGAAGCTGTGAACTGAAAGCTCAAGTTGTCGCTGAAGACGAGCGCGAGACCACGGGCCTGCGTGCGATCCTCAACTACGGACACACTTACTGTCATGCCTTGGAAACCGTATCCGGCTACGGCGAGTACCTCCACGGCGAAGCCGTCGCAGTCGGGATGTTATGTGCGTCTCGGCTAGGGGAAAAACTTGGTGTGTTCGCTCCCGAGGCAACGGAGCGTCAACACAAGCTTCTGACTGCCTTAGGACTACCTGTAGACGTTCCCAAGCTGGACGAAGCAGCCATCCTTTCTGCAATGCAACGCGACAAAAAGGTAGAACACGGCAAGCTGCGATTCATCGTCCCGCATTGCATTGGCAAAGTCGTGCTCACGCCTGATGTTCCGCAAGATGTCGCCATGCAGGCCTGGACCGACGGATACGCGAGTTAG
- a CDS encoding rhomboid family intramembrane serine protease, protein MRQIGKLSSETHAARFVDYLLTQGIHSKADANSQGDWMIWIHEENQVDQARTELEAFRSNPDDSRYRSAGEEAAGIRKMEQLRERERRRNVHEVKHRSVALGGGLSGAPVTKGIMIICIVIALAGMFASNFSLKDPGLGDQIYGALSFLSPQDLQAYGISPEPNSLRTIERGQVWRLITPAFLHARTGSMAILHVGFNMYMLFMLGPILERRMGSFQFLLLNLGLALAGNLAQGLIPMYIQLYGGDLVQFERFYGGVNFLGYSGVVYGLFGYLWMRSNHDPTFGIMINQSSIIMLMIWFFLCWFGLMGGVANLAHTGGLVAGMLVGYVQAMTRR, encoded by the coding sequence ATGCGCCAAATCGGTAAGCTCTCTTCCGAAACCCATGCTGCTCGCTTCGTCGACTATTTGTTGACGCAAGGCATCCATTCCAAAGCCGATGCGAACTCGCAGGGAGACTGGATGATCTGGATTCACGAAGAAAACCAGGTCGACCAGGCACGTACCGAACTAGAAGCGTTTCGCTCGAATCCGGACGATAGTCGCTATCGTTCCGCCGGCGAAGAAGCCGCTGGCATCCGCAAGATGGAGCAGCTTCGCGAAAGGGAGCGTCGCAGAAACGTCCATGAAGTGAAGCACCGTTCGGTCGCCTTGGGTGGAGGACTTTCCGGAGCACCAGTCACCAAGGGCATCATGATCATTTGCATCGTGATCGCACTTGCTGGAATGTTCGCATCCAACTTTTCACTGAAAGACCCTGGTTTGGGTGATCAGATCTACGGAGCGCTCAGCTTTCTTTCCCCACAAGACTTGCAAGCCTACGGGATTTCGCCGGAACCCAACTCGCTTCGCACGATCGAACGAGGACAAGTATGGCGACTAATTACCCCGGCATTTCTTCACGCCCGCACTGGAAGCATGGCCATTTTGCATGTTGGTTTCAACATGTACATGCTTTTCATGCTGGGACCAATTCTGGAACGTAGGATGGGGAGTTTTCAGTTCCTGCTGTTGAACCTCGGATTAGCACTCGCTGGGAATCTGGCCCAAGGGTTGATCCCGATGTACATCCAGTTGTATGGCGGCGACTTGGTTCAATTCGAGCGTTTCTACGGTGGTGTTAACTTCCTGGGCTACTCCGGCGTCGTTTACGGGTTGTTCGGCTATCTCTGGATGCGTTCCAATCACGACCCGACCTTCGGCATCATGATCAACCAGTCGTCGATCATTATGTTAATGATCTGGTTCTTCCTCTGCTGGTTTGGCCTGATGGGCGGTGTCGCTAACCTGGCCCACACAGGCGGCTTGGTTGCCGGCATGTTGGTGGGTTACGTCCAAGCAATGACTCGCCGGTAG
- the nagB gene encoding glucosamine-6-phosphate deaminase: protein MRVIIESSAEHGSQRAAAIVAQLVRKKPRAILGLATGGTPLKLYQELIRMHQGEGLDFSRVTSFNLDEYVGLPPTHPQSYRHFMTENLFRHINIDIRNTHVPDGRALDYETYGSQYEAMIDEAGGIDLQILGIGRDGHIAFNEPGSSLGSRTRLKTLAPETIRDNARFFGTEEDVPRLAITMGVGTILESKKCILLAFGKEKAEAIAATVEGPVTAQVTGSALQFHRDVVVILDEESASQLQRRSYYDEVEEAHRRLQSGEVK from the coding sequence GTGCGTGTCATCATCGAATCTTCGGCCGAACATGGAAGTCAACGTGCCGCCGCGATTGTTGCCCAACTCGTTCGCAAGAAACCCCGTGCTATCCTGGGTTTAGCGACCGGCGGGACCCCGCTGAAGCTCTACCAGGAGCTGATCCGCATGCACCAGGGAGAAGGACTCGATTTTTCGCGAGTTACCTCTTTTAACTTGGATGAATACGTTGGCCTGCCCCCAACTCACCCGCAAAGCTACCGTCACTTCATGACGGAAAACCTATTCCGTCACATCAATATCGACATTCGAAATACGCACGTGCCTGACGGCCGGGCACTCGACTACGAGACTTACGGATCTCAATACGAAGCTATGATCGACGAGGCGGGCGGCATCGACTTGCAGATCTTGGGGATTGGCCGCGACGGCCATATCGCGTTCAATGAGCCTGGTTCCTCGCTGGGGAGTCGTACACGTTTGAAGACGTTGGCGCCGGAAACCATTCGGGACAATGCCCGGTTTTTCGGAACCGAAGAAGACGTACCTCGCTTGGCCATCACGATGGGAGTAGGTACCATCCTGGAATCGAAGAAGTGTATTCTTCTCGCTTTCGGCAAGGAAAAAGCCGAAGCAATCGCCGCGACGGTCGAAGGACCGGTTACGGCACAAGTCACCGGCAGTGCATTGCAGTTCCATCGGGACGTGGTTGTGATTCTCGACGAAGAATCGGCCTCGCAATTGCAGCGGCGTTCCTACTACGATGAGGTAGAGGAGGCGCATCGGCGGCTTCAATCCGGAGAAGTCAAATAA
- a CDS encoding ParA family protein produces MRSIAILNQKGGVGKTTTAVNLASAIARMGHKVCVLDLDPQAHASLHLGIGVASGAESVYQVLMGEASLEDVRHQAGENLWCIPAHLDLAAAEMELAGEVGREMILRDAMEVHGQQYDYLIIDCPPSLGVLTLNALACVDEVFLPLQPHFLALHGLSKLLRTVDIVSKRINPCLKLTGVVLCLFESGTRLAGEVAGDVHEFFNRGTAEGRTWASAEVFQTRIRRNIRLAEAPSFGQSIFDYDPSSNGAEDYTNLAREVLGLGVASKSTEDSLAESAAA; encoded by the coding sequence ATGCGGTCGATTGCTATCTTGAATCAAAAAGGGGGCGTTGGAAAAACGACCACCGCCGTCAACCTCGCTTCCGCCATCGCTCGTATGGGGCACAAAGTGTGTGTCCTGGACCTTGATCCTCAGGCCCATGCCTCGCTGCATCTCGGGATTGGCGTCGCCTCTGGGGCGGAATCCGTTTACCAGGTGCTCATGGGCGAAGCGTCACTGGAAGACGTTCGTCACCAAGCTGGCGAAAACCTGTGGTGTATTCCGGCTCACCTCGATTTGGCAGCAGCTGAAATGGAACTTGCCGGCGAAGTAGGTCGCGAGATGATTCTCCGTGACGCGATGGAGGTCCATGGTCAACAGTATGATTACCTAATCATCGACTGCCCGCCGAGTCTGGGCGTGCTGACTCTCAATGCATTGGCTTGCGTGGACGAAGTTTTTTTGCCGCTGCAGCCCCACTTCCTGGCGTTGCATGGCTTGAGCAAACTGCTTCGGACGGTGGACATCGTTTCCAAACGAATCAATCCGTGCTTGAAGTTGACCGGCGTCGTGCTGTGCCTGTTTGAATCGGGTACGCGACTGGCTGGCGAAGTAGCCGGCGACGTACACGAGTTCTTCAATCGGGGAACCGCCGAAGGTAGAACGTGGGCGAGTGCGGAAGTTTTTCAAACGCGTATCCGCCGCAATATCCGCCTGGCCGAAGCACCGAGTTTCGGGCAGTCGATTTTCGATTATGACCCCAGTTCCAACGGTGCTGAAGACTACACCAACCTGGCTCGCGAAGTCTTGGGCCTAGGTGTGGCCAGCAAATCCACCGAAGACTCGCTGGCTGAATCGGCCGCGGCTTAG
- a CDS encoding MJ0042-type zinc finger domain-containing protein translates to MTSYAQCSHCQTKFKAKAELDGKSVRCPKCKKVFDVKLTDTAPSSEEKAKHGSAANLSKSKVIPKSQSGSKVLGEMTAGGKKAPKPKSANRPKWAGEPEPENASATESAAKKQLHQIPAGKESPILRSRRTLSAVILPTDRHIPALEVPWGAPCNPPKDFLKEQAGGSVQMQAPSPATSEFTPLISPDEKEIRIEAGKPGESAPIVDSEEPELGLQEDAPVKPKTPASSSSSSMDINEDELIAGVTEETSKPAKSRQSEAGFHRSAKEKVIEGTFTDDVVTSDNEGGFYRPALPGQHDDIYTQDPAILERVMTAAKQLLGRGASIDDLEAVEGSKYVEQVAQVLAGQEGFGQTKESGGFALPVNSTLVMSAVGIIFGVGLLVMLIFAISTISSTLGSGAGGGTNKFDYVTLQTSQFPVEARGPAGLVTVKFPSNFDPIPSIERPWLDTKVEGYRIIRDDESFVMMYSASIPGNPPKSNQMPSKEQLEVFGMQNLMGASKYLTKTEQMTLDNYPLIEYHFSADILRSRPGKSRVVLLFTQQRMFMFLWSGNSVSSEVNKFFKSISVKGNPYPGSG, encoded by the coding sequence ATGACCTCATACGCACAGTGCTCCCACTGCCAAACCAAGTTTAAAGCCAAAGCCGAGCTTGATGGCAAATCAGTGCGTTGTCCAAAGTGCAAGAAAGTTTTCGATGTCAAGCTGACCGACACGGCCCCCTCGAGCGAAGAAAAAGCCAAGCATGGCTCTGCGGCAAATCTATCGAAGTCCAAGGTGATTCCTAAGAGCCAGTCGGGGTCGAAGGTTCTCGGCGAGATGACGGCCGGCGGAAAGAAGGCCCCCAAGCCCAAATCCGCGAACCGGCCCAAGTGGGCTGGAGAACCAGAACCGGAAAACGCTTCAGCCACTGAATCCGCCGCCAAGAAGCAACTTCACCAAATCCCGGCTGGCAAAGAGAGCCCCATCCTACGTAGCCGCCGAACGCTCTCAGCGGTCATCCTGCCTACCGATCGGCATATTCCTGCTCTTGAAGTTCCATGGGGAGCACCATGTAATCCGCCTAAGGACTTCTTAAAGGAACAAGCCGGCGGAAGTGTGCAAATGCAGGCGCCGTCTCCTGCAACCTCGGAATTCACTCCGCTGATTTCTCCTGACGAGAAGGAGATCCGTATCGAAGCGGGCAAGCCGGGCGAGAGCGCTCCGATTGTCGATTCGGAAGAACCTGAATTAGGGCTTCAAGAGGATGCACCGGTAAAACCGAAAACGCCTGCCTCGTCGTCTTCCAGCAGTATGGATATTAATGAAGATGAACTGATCGCCGGCGTTACGGAAGAGACCTCCAAGCCTGCCAAGAGCCGGCAAAGTGAAGCTGGCTTTCACCGCTCTGCAAAAGAAAAGGTCATAGAAGGAACTTTCACGGATGACGTGGTGACCTCCGACAACGAAGGCGGTTTCTATCGACCTGCTCTGCCTGGTCAGCATGATGATATTTACACCCAAGATCCAGCAATACTTGAAAGAGTCATGACGGCTGCCAAGCAGCTTCTGGGACGCGGTGCGTCGATCGACGACCTGGAGGCGGTGGAAGGCTCAAAATATGTTGAGCAGGTCGCTCAGGTCCTGGCCGGTCAGGAGGGTTTCGGCCAGACCAAAGAGTCAGGCGGATTCGCACTGCCAGTCAATTCCACGCTCGTAATGAGCGCCGTCGGAATTATCTTTGGCGTGGGCCTGCTGGTCATGTTGATCTTCGCCATCAGTACGATCAGCAGTACCCTCGGCTCTGGTGCTGGTGGTGGGACCAACAAGTTTGACTACGTGACCCTACAAACAAGTCAATTTCCCGTCGAGGCCCGCGGGCCGGCAGGGCTGGTGACTGTTAAGTTTCCATCAAACTTTGATCCGATTCCTAGTATCGAAAGGCCCTGGCTTGATACGAAAGTCGAGGGGTATCGCATCATTCGCGACGACGAATCGTTCGTCATGATGTACAGCGCTTCGATCCCGGGAAATCCGCCTAAATCGAATCAAATGCCATCGAAAGAGCAGCTCGAAGTCTTCGGCATGCAGAACCTCATGGGAGCGAGCAAGTACCTCACCAAGACCGAGCAAATGACGCTCGACAATTATCCGTTGATTGAGTATCACTTTTCAGCGGATATCCTGCGGAGCCGGCCAGGGAAGAGCCGGGTAGTACTCCTCTTTACGCAACAACGCATGTTCATGTTCCTCTGGTCGGGTAACAGCGTCTCTTCGGAAGTGAACAAGTTCTTTAAATCGATCAGCGTAAAAGGCAACCCCTACCCTGGTTCGGGTTAG
- a CDS encoding MJ0042-type zinc finger domain-containing protein, producing the protein MTTIAKCTNCDSAFKVKDHLVGKAVRCPRCGEAFRVESNGSSSKKASKSRPTAGSKTVQAETKDNSVDPVSSEASPAPSSSEGFFDTHEDVDAIYAANVVSAKHRKRRRQLTLLIASGSLAAILIIVGTVVAFQYVYDNADIPLELADPQSVDIAELDGSWRPYSDTHWGYSARMPGEPQVTTEDGDQVRSLTLRDPQFGTMKVELRKESHPEWNEFFAKVDRDEIFRSVPAGNVMKISSEITYRTDSTAVHRYILVSKESRLTKNVVVVHKFSVGGKTITVMWAGKREMLRSPEVLYFFSSVEISGDRYITH; encoded by the coding sequence GTGACGACGATTGCTAAGTGCACGAACTGCGATTCGGCCTTTAAAGTGAAAGACCATTTGGTCGGCAAAGCGGTGCGCTGTCCTCGCTGCGGAGAAGCGTTTCGCGTCGAATCTAATGGCAGTAGTTCTAAGAAAGCTTCCAAGTCTCGTCCCACCGCGGGTAGTAAGACAGTCCAAGCTGAGACCAAAGATAACAGCGTCGATCCGGTTTCATCGGAAGCTTCTCCCGCTCCGTCTTCATCGGAAGGGTTCTTTGACACTCATGAAGACGTCGACGCGATTTACGCCGCCAATGTCGTATCGGCTAAACACCGAAAGCGGCGACGACAATTGACCCTTCTCATCGCCAGCGGAAGTTTGGCAGCAATTTTGATAATTGTGGGTACAGTCGTCGCTTTTCAGTATGTATACGATAACGCGGATATCCCGCTGGAGTTAGCCGATCCCCAGAGCGTCGATATTGCGGAACTGGATGGAAGTTGGAGACCCTACAGTGATACCCACTGGGGCTATTCCGCTCGCATGCCTGGCGAGCCGCAAGTTACAACGGAAGATGGAGACCAGGTAAGATCACTCACGCTTCGCGACCCGCAGTTTGGCACGATGAAAGTCGAGCTCCGTAAAGAGTCGCACCCAGAATGGAACGAGTTCTTTGCCAAAGTGGACCGCGACGAGATCTTCCGAAGTGTTCCCGCCGGAAACGTCATGAAAATCAGTTCGGAGATTACTTACCGAACCGATTCGACGGCCGTGCATCGATATATCCTCGTCAGCAAGGAAAGTCGCCTTACCAAGAATGTCGTGGTTGTGCATAAATTCTCGGTAGGAGGCAAGACAATTACCGTTATGTGGGCGGGCAAACGAGAGATGCTGCGTTCGCCCGAAGTTCTCTACTTTTTTTCCTCGGTCGAAATATCTGGTGATCGATACATAACGCACTAA
- a CDS encoding metallophosphoesterase produces MDWFLSDLHMFSRRSIYHEHEEEILSRAAEARVFVLGGDIVDFSWTTLPSVEATIDASMQWLTDLVESNRNCQFHYLLGNHDCHADFVKRLGDVAEANENFHWEPYFLRIGSAVMLHGDAVHLKQRTNLALATQRNRKHQFKQPEYRHQIYEVAIRSRLHAVVGKLANPRRVVAGRIWDYLTNEKVDMERSVRNVYFGHTHVPMSDYAYRGIHFHNGGASISGLKFNMLPMKLDGQCHPVADN; encoded by the coding sequence ATGGATTGGTTTCTTTCCGATCTTCACATGTTTTCTCGCCGTTCGATCTACCACGAACATGAGGAGGAGATTCTGTCACGTGCCGCCGAGGCGCGCGTGTTCGTGCTTGGTGGGGATATCGTCGACTTTTCCTGGACGACGTTACCCTCGGTCGAGGCGACGATCGACGCCTCGATGCAGTGGCTGACGGACCTGGTCGAGTCTAATCGGAATTGTCAGTTTCACTACTTGCTGGGGAATCACGACTGTCACGCGGATTTCGTGAAGCGACTTGGTGACGTAGCTGAAGCGAACGAAAACTTTCATTGGGAACCTTACTTTCTTCGCATCGGTTCGGCTGTGATGTTGCATGGTGATGCAGTTCACTTGAAGCAGCGTACCAATTTGGCGTTGGCCACGCAGCGAAATCGAAAGCACCAATTTAAGCAGCCTGAGTATCGCCACCAGATTTATGAGGTGGCCATTCGCTCTCGGTTGCATGCCGTTGTCGGCAAGTTGGCCAATCCTCGTCGTGTCGTCGCTGGTAGGATTTGGGACTACCTGACCAACGAGAAAGTGGATATGGAGAGGTCCGTGCGGAACGTCTATTTCGGGCATACTCACGTCCCGATGAGCGATTATGCGTATCGTGGTATTCACTTCCACAACGGTGGAGCGTCGATTTCGGGCCTGAAGTTCAACATGCTTCCGATGAAACTCGACGGCCAATGTCATCCAGTAGCCGATAACTGA
- a CDS encoding TonB-dependent receptor plug domain-containing protein yields the protein MSDTPSLPDSEVPLLPPVVVQSEPNSGESQRDYDATFSNATVVTPTATGTEERKFGGTVQVIARDQIEKSDAFTVGEILARQPGVDVVNSGGPGGVRSIFLRGANSQHTKVLIDGSPVNDPSSPSRGFDAANLTLDNVERIEILQGPQSLLYGSEAIGGVVNIITRRGQGPLSGAISAQGGAYGTHREGGYVQGSQGAIDYSFSGSWLDTQSFSAAAGGVENDPFEVGALSGAFGVQLTENTEFVYRLRYTDARARIDDASFSIGIPPTDDPLRLNLTKNFVQRFEINNTLLDGNIQQQFAYDYVEYQRNDRDDVFPANAEGATRQFTYLGTALLWPDHEFSIGVQHWDESATTEFLPSAPSSASQYQSGIFFQDQISFWDRLHLTAGVRWDDHSAAGAHQTYRTTAAYEIHETSTRLRASLGTGYRAPALSENLFPFGTPDLRPERSRGWEYGIDQSLWNDDVVLGATYFRNDYRDLILFDPMTFTLLNIGQARSHGVELTADWYINPTWAVWGSYTHTDTWDADTGLPLVRRPKDKGTFGITRYFGCGCGSITLAARMVGRRLDARNGSVVLANYNVIDVYGDYWIRPNMRWFYKIDNLFNEQYEEVTGYATSDAAIYSGVEWTF from the coding sequence GTGTCTGACACTCCTTCGCTTCCCGATTCCGAGGTACCTCTATTACCTCCGGTCGTCGTCCAGAGCGAACCGAACAGCGGCGAATCTCAACGTGACTACGACGCAACGTTTTCCAATGCAACTGTCGTTACGCCGACGGCAACCGGTACCGAAGAGAGAAAGTTTGGTGGAACCGTTCAGGTGATCGCTCGCGACCAGATTGAAAAGTCCGATGCGTTTACCGTGGGAGAGATTCTGGCGCGACAACCGGGTGTCGACGTCGTGAACTCCGGTGGGCCAGGCGGCGTTCGATCGATCTTCTTGCGGGGGGCTAACTCCCAGCACACGAAAGTATTGATCGACGGATCGCCAGTGAATGACCCAAGTAGCCCCAGTCGTGGCTTCGATGCCGCGAACTTGACGCTCGATAATGTCGAACGCATTGAGATTCTGCAGGGCCCCCAAAGTTTACTTTATGGATCGGAAGCGATTGGTGGTGTTGTGAATATCATCACGCGTCGCGGGCAAGGTCCATTGTCGGGGGCGATATCGGCCCAGGGCGGTGCCTACGGAACGCATCGCGAAGGGGGCTACGTGCAAGGTAGCCAGGGTGCGATTGACTACTCCTTCTCTGGGTCGTGGCTGGACACCCAATCATTTTCGGCAGCCGCAGGCGGAGTCGAAAACGATCCATTCGAGGTCGGTGCACTCTCCGGTGCTTTTGGCGTTCAATTAACCGAGAATACAGAGTTTGTTTACCGCCTGCGTTACACGGATGCTCGTGCACGGATCGACGATGCCTCGTTCTCCATTGGGATTCCCCCTACGGATGATCCTCTGCGTCTCAATCTTACGAAGAACTTTGTTCAACGATTTGAGATCAACAACACTTTGCTGGATGGCAACATCCAACAGCAATTTGCCTACGACTACGTCGAGTACCAGCGAAACGACCGAGATGATGTCTTTCCCGCGAATGCGGAAGGGGCAACTCGACAGTTTACCTACCTGGGAACGGCGCTATTGTGGCCCGATCATGAGTTCTCGATCGGGGTGCAACACTGGGACGAATCAGCGACGACGGAGTTCCTGCCTTCGGCGCCTTCGTCGGCCAGCCAATACCAATCGGGGATCTTCTTTCAGGATCAGATCTCGTTTTGGGATCGCTTGCATTTGACCGCTGGCGTACGCTGGGACGACCACAGCGCGGCAGGCGCTCATCAAACATACCGAACGACCGCGGCCTACGAAATCCATGAAACCAGTACTCGACTTCGGGCAAGTCTGGGCACCGGTTACCGTGCACCTGCGTTGTCGGAAAACCTGTTTCCATTTGGTACTCCCGATTTGCGGCCTGAGCGCAGTCGGGGTTGGGAATATGGAATCGATCAATCGCTGTGGAATGACGACGTCGTTTTAGGAGCAACCTACTTCCGCAACGACTATCGCGACTTGATCCTCTTCGATCCGATGACGTTTACTTTGCTGAACATTGGTCAGGCCCGCTCTCACGGCGTCGAATTGACCGCGGATTGGTACATCAATCCAACATGGGCCGTCTGGGGATCGTATACGCACACCGATACCTGGGATGCCGATACGGGACTTCCTTTGGTACGCCGCCCCAAGGACAAAGGGACGTTTGGCATCACGCGTTACTTTGGCTGTGGTTGCGGGTCAATAACGCTGGCTGCTCGAATGGTGGGCCGCAGACTGGATGCTCGAAATGGTTCTGTCGTCTTGGCAAACTACAACGTCATCGACGTGTACGGCGACTATTGGATTCGTCCCAATATGAGATGGTTCTACAAGATCGACAACCTATTCAACGAGCAATACGAGGAAGTCACCGGCTACGCGACCTCAGATGCCGCTATCTACAGTGGTGTTGAGTGGACGTTTTAA